CCACATCGTCCCCAAAAAGACGCTCGTGCCGACGAGGACGAGAAAGAGGAGAAACGGGCTCAACAGTACGACGACGAGCCCGACCAGTGGTACGATCATGACGAAGGCAAACGCGATCGCCAACGCTACGTAGGCCCCGAGGAGGCGTAGATGACCGACGAGGTATGATCTCCGCCAGAGCGTCCTCTGGAGCGACTTCCGGTCGAGAACCGACCGGAGTTGTTCCGTTTCCACGTACTGAAAGTAGGCAGCTGGGAATACGTAGTATGCGATCGACGAGGCGACGACGGTTAGCAACGGCATGACCCACTCGTACTGGAGCGCTAATGGGAGAATGAGGACGCTCAAGGGTCCTAAGAGGGTGAAAATGGCGTACAGAGGTAGTGTGAGGTAGACCAAAAGGATCATGCTCAGCATGACACCATCGATTAATAAGGGTGACAGGTTCTTGAATCGGGGAAGAGGCGGATAGCCGTAGTGGACATTCCGGCTCGTCCGAACGAGATAACCGAACACCGGACTGAGGGATAGAAGCGTCAGTGCCCAGATGGCGATCCCTTCTATCGTGGTAATCTCGCTGTCGAGGTAGAAGTAACTCACGAGCATCACGAAGATCACGCCGCTCAAGAGACAGAGAAACCCACCGACGAGAAGCGAACTCCAGTGGATGTCCCTCCAAACCGCGCGTGCTGCCTGCACGACCGATGGCTTCGGAATTGCCG
This region of Halalkalicoccus sp. CGA53 genomic DNA includes:
- a CDS encoding DUF4013 domain-containing protein; translated protein: MEIENEITGNRVRFTKVPTESGSGSLAFEVAIAPGFAGRLFELERRRPEQTLSITVLEGELAELSREDDPEGQRSATTPNRFSAGERIEITGGATRRFRNGLEASATRVAVEISPPLDTYQFIIHGYDIARRRVESIPDSAAESNADSVVGSSDDDHREAEPPLQKLSEDTVDEVHKPAIPKPSVVQAARAVWRDIHWSSLLVGGFLCLLSGVIFVMLVSYFYLDSEITTIEGIAIWALTLLSLSPVFGYLVRTSRNVHYGYPPLPRFKNLSPLLIDGVMLSMILLVYLTLPLYAIFTLLGPLSVLILPLALQYEWVMPLLTVVASSIAYYVFPAAYFQYVETEQLRSVLDRKSLQRTLWRRSYLVGHLRLLGAYVALAIAFAFVMIVPLVGLVVVLLSPFLLFLVLVGTSVFLGTMWKAISAERASEHRSPSRLALFIRSLGSGAKSDRP